The Mycobacterium seoulense genome has a window encoding:
- a CDS encoding DinB family protein yields MADERSALREFLEFHQSAYFAVSYGLTDEQARSTPSVSALSIGGLIKHATGMQRSWMARVAAAPDAPPKDTRPFEQIASEFADQHVMRPDETLDGLLRAFREQNAATLRLAETADLDAAVPVPHDIPWFPKDQQAWSVRWVILHVINELARHAGHADIIRETIDGATMYELIAGLEGWEIQGWVQPWQGGDRSS; encoded by the coding sequence GTGGCCGACGAACGCAGCGCCCTGCGCGAATTCCTGGAGTTTCACCAGAGCGCGTACTTCGCCGTCAGCTACGGCCTCACCGATGAACAGGCCCGATCCACCCCCTCGGTCAGTGCGCTGTCCATCGGAGGGCTCATCAAGCACGCCACCGGGATGCAGCGCAGCTGGATGGCACGGGTCGCGGCCGCGCCGGACGCCCCACCGAAAGACACCCGCCCGTTCGAGCAGATCGCGAGCGAATTCGCGGATCAGCACGTGATGCGGCCCGACGAGACGCTCGACGGGCTGCTGCGGGCGTTCAGGGAACAGAACGCGGCGACGCTGCGCCTGGCCGAGACCGCGGACCTCGACGCCGCGGTGCCGGTTCCCCACGACATCCCCTGGTTTCCCAAGGATCAGCAGGCCTGGTCGGTGCGCTGGGTGATCCTGCATGTGATCAACGAGCTGGCCCGGCACGCCGGGCACGCCGACATCATCCGCGAAACGATCGACGGCGCCACCATGTACGAATTGATCGCGGGGCTGGAGGGCTGGGAGATCCAGGGCTGGGTGCAGCCATGGCAAGGCGGGGATCGCTCCAGCTAG